The genomic stretch AGAGGAAGGCATTGTCCAACCCTTGGCTTCTCTGTCTCAATATCCTGCGCCATGACCTTGATCAGTTTTACTAATGAATGTACAGCttccaattcattccaaaagtgCGGATTCCTCATCATCTCTTCAATATCACTAGCAATTGGTTCCTCCATCGAAACAATCTTATACGACTCATCATGTATTACCAACTGAAGTGCCCGTGCATAACTCAAAATATCCTCCACCATAGTGTAAACAGGCCCAAAATCCGAACCCTCAAAGCCACGCAAAGGTACTCTCAGTAATCCAGCATGTCCATACTCTTGCAACTGATACTTATGAAAGCTGTTCCTTATCTGAGACTTACTATTGACGAAATTTGCAAGTTTTAAACAATTCTCAGTCACATTCTTGAACAACGGAAGCTCTTTGCTCAAGTCCTTAATCAAACTACAGAACCCTTGATACTGACAAGAAAGATTTACCATCCAGTGATTTTGGTTTTCCAAATTTCTCAATGCCTTGGCCTTAAACTTGTCAGCGACAATGCCCGCACATTGTTGCACGTTGTTCCCACAAATTTCTGTGACAGTGTCCCATAACACTTCCTCTGCATACTTTGAGGGCACAAAACCACTGGTAAACACTGCCCTCCTAAACACACTGGTCCCATTGGGAAGATTGACAGCCAAATTCACTAAATTCTCCTCTCCCACATACCCATAATTCCTCGACTTCCAACCATCAGAAGCAATCTGGAAAAACATGGCATCCCTAATTTTGGCCTCAGACTCGGCCCTAGCTTCCTCATACTTGTTATCCAATCTGGACCCGGAAAAGTCCCTCCCTGAAATTGCAGGCAGTCCAACCTGGTTAAGAAATGCCTTAAATTTAGGATGCTCAAGACTTGAAAATGACACTGTCCCACAACACTCATACACCCAATCAGCAAGATAGTCAAGTGCAGAATCAATTTGGTTCTTGCTCAATGCCGGACCATGCGATGTTTTAGGACTCTTCAGCCTCTTCACATCATCCTTCAACCTGGCCAATGCTCCCAAATCCTCTTTCCCACCTGACAACATCAAATGCTGCTGATGTTGATGTTGTTGTTGGGAAGCAGCAGCAAACATGGCACCTCCACCACCGCCGCTACTactagcagcagcagcagcagcagcagcagtgaCGACAACAGTACTAGTTATAGGCGGGTATGCCAACTCGACTGCAAATCTCGAAGGATCAACAATAGCCAATGGTGGAACTTGATAAGCGCTCGAGGTAGGAGTAGCGCTCGACGGCGACAAGCCAATATTTACAGCACCACCACGGCCTCCACCAGCGCTACGCTTGCGGTGGTTGTGGTGTGGCTGTTGTACTTGGGAGGAAGAAGGAGGCGATGAGGACATGAAATTGACAGTAGGAGTGGATGAGGAGGGCATAGAAGAAATGGACTTGACAGCAGTACTAAAATTGGGACAAGTACCCCTCTTGAGATGCTCAGAGGCAGTTCTTGAAGGGTTGGATGCGGAAAAAACAGCTTCACAGAGGGAACACCTGAGCTTGACAGCCTTAGGCAAACCAGTATCAGAATTGTGAACCAAAATAGGTTCGAGATGAGCCCAGTACCAAGCCCCTTTGCCCTTTACAGCTTTCGTCCGTACCATCACCAAACCTTCATATCTCTTGTGAATTGCCTTGGCTGTCAGTTCATCAGCTGATAGGGATGCCGAGGTGGCCGTTGCTGTTGCTGTTGTTGTTGATTCCAGAGCTGCCTGCGTGTTAGTGTTGGTTGCTGCAGCCATTAATATTATTTCTCGCTTTCCAGCTTCCACTCCCaactctgtgtgtgtgtgttttgaACGTGTATTACTATGTGGGAAAAATggtagtagtttttttttttttttaaaggtttTGTTTTTCCGAGTAAATTAAGTGGTGCAAAGGTTTTTGAAAGTGCtaaagaagaagagaaatcGGTACGAATTGCTGATGAAGGGTTGTTAGCTCAGCTCAGGGATGATGTAGCTTTGACATGGGGAGGGGGTTTGCATTCAGCCGGGGAAGGTGGCTGGAGGTGGAGGAGAAGAGGGTGGCTGTTGCCGGTGGTCCATGGAGGACTCCGGCAGTGATCCGGTGGTGATGCtggttttctttcttgttttttttgttttcttatttaGTTTCCGAGGTGGGAGGAACCAATGAAGGGACGAGAGAAAGTGGGATGGTAGCAATGGGGGTGTGGAGAGGAAGGAAAGGGGGGGAAGCTGGGGGTGGAGGTGGGGTTTAGTGAAACTGTCAAAGAATCTGCgggagagagaggagagagagagagagagggagagagtggtGAAAGGGTTAGCTGAGCTGAGCTGAGGACTACAATACAATGGTGAGAAACGAAGAAAGAAAATAGTACTCTAAGCTTCTAGTTTTGTAGTAGCAGTAGTAATAGGAGCGTAGAGGAGTAGTACTGCCACTACTACTCCACGAGTGAAGTAACAGAAGGGCACGCGCCTTTTTACCGTAGATGTCTAAGATGAATAGAAGCTTCCAAACCCTTCctccacctcctcctcctcctca from Coffea eugenioides isolate CCC68of chromosome 8, Ceug_1.0, whole genome shotgun sequence encodes the following:
- the LOC113780977 gene encoding uncharacterized protein LOC113780977 isoform X1, with translation MAAATNTNTQAALESTTTATATATSASLSADELTAKAIHKRYEGLVMVRTKAVKGKGAWYWAHLEPILVHNSDTGLPKAVKLRCSLCEAVFSASNPSRTASEHLKRGTCPNFSTAVKSISSMPSSSTPTVNFMSSSPPSSSQVQQPHHNHRKRSAGGGRGGAVNIGLSPSSATPTSSAYQVPPLAIVDPSRFAVELAYPPITSTVVVTAAAAAAAASSSGGGGGAMFAAASQQQHQHQQHLMLSGGKEDLGALARLKDDVKRLKSPKTSHGPALSKNQIDSALDYLADWVYECCGTVSFSSLEHPKFKAFLNQVGLPAISGRDFSGSRLDNKYEEARAESEAKIRDAMFFQIASDGWKSRNYGYVGEENLVNLAVNLPNGTSVFRRAVFTSGFVPSKYAEEVLWDTVTEICGNNVQQCAGIVADKFKAKALRNLENQNHWMVNLSCQYQGFCSLIKDLSKELPLFKNVTENCLKLANFVNSKSQIRNSFHKYQLQEYGHAGLLRVPLRGFEGSDFGPVYTMVEDILSYARALQLVIHDESYKIVSMEEPIASDIEEMMRNPHFWNELEAVHSLVKLIKVMAQDIETEKPRVGQCLPLWEELKLKVKEWCSKFHIAEGLVEKIIERRFKKNYHPAWAAAFILDPLYLIRDTSGKYLPPFKCLTPEQEKDVDKLITRLVSREEAHIALMELMKWRTEGLDSVYAQAVQLRQKDPNTGKMKIANPQSSRLVWETYLTEFKSLGKVAVRLIFLHATSCGFRCNWSLLKWMSAHSHSRVGMDRAQKLIFIAAHSKLERRDFSSEEDRDAELFALANGEDDVLNDVFVDTSSV
- the LOC113780977 gene encoding uncharacterized protein LOC113780977 isoform X2, with amino-acid sequence MAAATNTNTQAALESTTTATATATSASLSADELTAKAIHKRYEGLVMVRTKAVKGKGAWYWAHLEPILVHNSDTGLPKAVKLRCSLCEAVFSASNPSRTASEHLKRGTCPNFSTAVKSISSMPSSSTPTVNFMSSSPPSSSQVQQPHHNHRKRSAGGGRGGAVNIGLSPSSATPTSSAYQVPPLAIVDPSRFAVELAYPPITSTVVVTAAAAAAAASSSGGGGGAMFAAASQQQHQHQQHLMLSGGKEDLGALARLKDDVKRLKSPKTSHGPALSKNQIDSALDYLADWVYECCGTVSFSSLEHPKFKAFLNQVGLPAISGRDFSGSRLDNKYEEARAESEAKIRDAMFFQIASDGWKSRNYGYVGEENLVNLAVNLPNGTSVFRRAVFTSGFVPSKYAEEVLWDTVTEICGNNVQQCAGIVADKFKAKALRNLENQNHWMVNLSCQYQGFCSLIKDLSKELPLFKNVTENCLKLANFVNSKSQIRNSFHKYQLQEYGHAGLLRVPLRGFEGSDFGPVYTMVEDILSYARALQLVIHDESYKIVSMEEPIASDIEEMMRNPHFWNELEAVHSLVKLIKVMAQDIETEKPRVGQCLPLWEELKLKVKEWCSKFHIAEGLVEKIIERRFKKNYHPAWAAAFILDPLYLIRDTSGKYLPPFKCLTPEQEKDVDKLITRLVSREEAHIALMELMKWRTEGLDSVYAQAVQLRQKDPNTGKMKIANPQSSRLVWETYLTEFKSLGKVAVRLIFLHATSCGFRCNWSLLKWMSAHSHSRVGMDRAQKLIFIAAHSKLERRDFSSEEDRDAELFALANEAFAGDNFRLERPP